In Bacillus toyonensis BCT-7112, a single window of DNA contains:
- a CDS encoding Asp23/Gls24 family envelope stress response protein, giving the protein MAEHMLDMGQDTTLGKVEIAPEVIEVIAGIAAAEVEGVAAMRGNFATDVVEKLGKKNHGKGVKVELANEDIIVDLYVVMYFGVAIPVVAQKIQDNIRQALFTMTGLEPKEVNVHIVGVTFETQKTEIEPV; this is encoded by the coding sequence ATGGCTGAACATATGTTAGATATGGGTCAAGATACAACTCTTGGTAAAGTAGAAATTGCACCAGAAGTAATTGAAGTAATTGCAGGTATTGCAGCTGCTGAGGTAGAAGGTGTGGCGGCAATGCGTGGTAATTTTGCTACAGATGTTGTTGAGAAGTTAGGTAAGAAAAATCATGGTAAAGGTGTAAAGGTTGAATTAGCAAACGAAGATATTATCGTCGACCTTTATGTTGTAATGTATTTTGGTGTAGCAATTCCAGTTGTTGCACAAAAGATTCAAGACAATATTCGCCAAGCACTCTTTACAATGACAGGACTTGAGCCAAAAGAAGTGAATGTTCACATCGTTGGCGTAACATTCGAAACACAAAAAACAGAAATTGAACCAGTGTAA
- the nusB gene encoding N utilization substance protein NusB, with translation MKRRTARERAMQALYQMDITGELEPKVAVENTLDEGEETNEFLESLVVGFVDNKEEIDAAIRQNLKKWKLERISIVDRSILRVAVYEMKYMEEIPHNVTINEAIEIAKTFGDEESRRFINGVLSNIKDTL, from the coding sequence ATGAAACGTAGGACGGCTAGAGAAAGAGCTATGCAAGCATTATACCAAATGGATATTACAGGTGAATTAGAACCGAAGGTAGCGGTGGAAAATACGCTAGATGAAGGTGAAGAAACAAATGAGTTTTTAGAATCACTTGTTGTAGGATTTGTAGACAATAAAGAAGAGATTGACGCAGCAATTCGTCAAAACTTAAAAAAGTGGAAGCTTGAGCGTATTAGTATTGTTGATCGCAGTATTTTACGTGTAGCTGTGTATGAAATGAAGTACATGGAAGAAATTCCACACAACGTAACAATTAACGAGGCAATTGAAATTGCTAAAACATTTGGGGATGAGGAATCTCGTCGTTTTATTAACGGCGTTTTATCTAATATAAAAGATACACTGTAA